Below is a window of Paramagnetospirillum magneticum AMB-1 DNA.
GCCTCGGCGGTGCGACACAGCAAGGTGGTCTTGCCCGAGCCGGGGCTGGACACCAGGTTCAGGGCAAAGACGCCATGCTCGGCCAGCCAGGCGCGGTTGCGTCCGGCGAAGTCGTCGTTGTGGGACAGGATGTCCTTCTCGATCTGGACGATGCGCTTCTGGCTCATGCCCGGCACATGGACGCCGGCGATGCCGCGGCCATAATGGATGTCTTTGTCGGAATCGTGGTCGTGATGATGGTGGTCGTGGCCATGGGGATGGTCATGGCTGTGATCGTGGCTATGGCCATGATGGTGCTCATGGTCGTGGTCATGGGAATGGGGGGAATGAGCGTGGCCGTCCACCTTGGCGTCGCCGCAGCCGCAAACCGTGCACATCACTCCACCTCCATTTCCTTGATCCGCATTTCCTCGCCCGTGGTCACCGCCAGCTTGGCGCCACCGCAATCGGGGCAGAGGTCCACCCGCGAGGTGACATGGACCGATTTCGAGCAATCCATGCACCAGGCGGTGCCGGGAACCCGGATGATTTCCAGTTTGGCGCCCTCGGTCAGCGGATTGCCCCGCGCCACGGCATCAAAGCAGAATTCCATGCTTTCCGGCACCACGGTGGACAATTCGCCGATCTCCAGCCACACGGTCTTGACCCGGGTGAAGCCGTGCTCGGCCGCCTGATCCTCCAGGATGCGCACTACGCCTTCGGTCAGGCTCATCTCATGCATGGGGGACAACCTCGATGCGGAAGGGAACGCAGGGGTCGAGACTGGCGGCCAGCAATGCGGCCCGCCCTTCCGGGTCTGGGCCGGACATTCCCCTCAGCCCCTGGGCCAGGGGGCCGTCAGGATGAAAGTTCCACTCGGTGGGGGCCAGAATCCGGTACGCGCTCAACAAACCCTCCCGCAATTCCACC
It encodes the following:
- the hypA gene encoding hydrogenase maturation nickel metallochaperone HypA; translation: MHEMSLTEGVVRILEDQAAEHGFTRVKTVWLEIGELSTVVPESMEFCFDAVARGNPLTEGAKLEIIRVPGTAWCMDCSKSVHVTSRVDLCPDCGGAKLAVTTGEEMRIKEMEVE